In one window of Prevotella sp. E13-17 DNA:
- a CDS encoding DUF4293 domain-containing protein, whose product MIQRIQTVFLLLAAIAAGVCGAMMTNLTLMLVAFVAALVSVVNIFLFKQRKRQASICFFNMLILVMWYVNLASAFDSTALTWPMVLPMVAIVLLFLARKRILADEKLVRSLDRIR is encoded by the coding sequence ATGATTCAGCGCATTCAAACCGTATTCCTGCTGCTGGCTGCCATTGCAGCTGGCGTCTGCGGGGCTATGATGACCAATCTGACACTGATGCTGGTAGCCTTTGTGGCTGCCCTTGTGTCGGTGGTCAACATATTTCTTTTCAAGCAGCGCAAGCGTCAGGCGTCAATATGCTTCTTCAACATGTTGATTCTGGTCATGTGGTATGTGAACTTGGCTTCGGCTTTCGACAGCACGGCGCTGACTTGGCCGATGGTGTTGCCGATGGTAGCTATCGTGCTTCTGTTCTTGGCACGTAAGCGTATTCTGGCCGACGAGAAGCTGGTGCGCTCGCTGGATCGTATTCGCTGA
- the yihA gene encoding ribosome biogenesis GTP-binding protein YihA/YsxC — translation MEIKTSEFTLSSPMVSMCPKDNKPEYAFIGRSNVGKSSLINMLCRNKKLAKTSSTPGKTLLINHFIINREWYLVDLPGYGFAKRSKKEVQKLDQMIRGYILEREQLVNVFVLVDVRLEPQAIDLEFINWLGLSSVPFAIVFTKADKLTPTKVKANVAAYEKKMLETWEEMPPYFVTSSEKSQGRDDVLAYIEQITKSLKE, via the coding sequence ATGGAGATCAAGACATCGGAATTTACGCTCTCGTCACCCATGGTGAGCATGTGTCCCAAGGACAATAAGCCCGAGTATGCATTCATTGGGCGCTCGAACGTAGGCAAGTCGAGTCTTATCAACATGCTTTGTCGCAACAAGAAACTGGCCAAGACTTCGTCAACGCCAGGCAAGACACTGCTCATCAACCACTTTATCATCAACCGCGAGTGGTATCTGGTCGATTTGCCAGGCTATGGCTTTGCCAAGCGTTCGAAGAAAGAAGTGCAGAAGTTGGACCAGATGATTCGGGGCTACATCCTTGAGCGCGAACAGCTGGTCAACGTTTTTGTGCTGGTGGACGTCAGGTTGGAACCTCAGGCTATCGATCTGGAGTTCATCAACTGGCTGGGCTTGTCAAGCGTGCCTTTTGCCATCGTATTTACGAAGGCCGACAAGCTGACGCCCACTAAGGTGAAAGCTAATGTGGCTGCCTACGAGAAGAAGATGCTGGAGACCTGGGAGGAGATGCCACCATACTTCGTCACCTCGTCGGAAAAGAGTCAGGGACGCGATGACGTGCTCGCATACATTGAGCAAATCACTAAGTCGCTGAAAGAGTAG